ACTGTTGGCCAGGTTTCTGAAGATATTCAAGCCAGGCCACAACCACATAATCCCATTCCtttgaagggaggggagaggttTGAAAATGGTTTTTGACAGGGTTTGGATAAacctgaaattgttaaatgcagtttgtaCCAGcagtaagtatttgtaaggacCAGAGCTAGAGAGAAGCTAAGCAGAAAGCATGAACAGCTGAGTAAGAATTTACCAGAACATACCAGGATTGGTATATAACTGGGAGACCTAGAATACAACAGTGTGTGTTGCTCTTGGGTTGTTGCTGTGTTGTCGTGAAGTGCTGTAGCCATGGAGCCGTgcctgagagttcagaggaagctgtacctacgtgcttggagagtggaactctggcAGAACGGACTGactatatggtatatgactatttactggactgtgacactgatttaaggctctgtgactgaaactgctgtgtatagaacaaggactgaaactgtaaatatctgtaaatattctgcatataaaccaagtatttctgctacaagagTGTTTGCTGACTGTGACTGCACTTCACTGGGAACTCTACCagttatcaccacctgggaaaaatcCTGGTAAAATTCCGCTATCTCTTtcaatggttatgggcccagcagtGCACCAAGGGACATGCCCAGGAAGATACCAGTGAGTTTGCTGACCAGAAATATCCAGAAGGAAGTGCCCAGAGGTGTCCAAGTAGCAGCAGTGAGTACAACAGCTTTGTCCTGCACTGTGTGTGAAAAATGGCAAGTGAGCTGCAAATGTCAGGACTGTCTATCAGGAAGCTGAATGGAGATAACTGCTCCACCTGGCAGCAGAGAGTCCAGTTATTACTCCAGAAGGAAGCACTATGGGACATCGTAGTGAATGCACCAGCTGTGCTAGATGATGAAGAGAAGGTAAAGAATGACAAAGCACTTGCAATCATCTGTCTGACTCTAGAAGATTGTCTCCTAGTCCATGTAAGAGGCCAGAACTCAGCAAGAAAGGCATGGGAGGACCTGAGGGAACTCTTCGTACGAGTCAGCGTGGGTAGCCAGATACAAATTGCAAGAAGGCTATTCCGTACCAGATTGCAACCAGGTGGGAGCATGCTGCAACATTTAGAGTACATGAAGACTATGCTTATggacttgagagagaaaaatatcacatttactGAAATTCAAGAAGCATTTATAATTCTCTCTTCACTTGATGAGTCATATGACCAGCTTGTAGCGAACATGGAGGTACTACCACAAGCTGAAATAACAGTGCTAAATGTGACCAGTAGACTTCTGGAGGGggagcagaaaaggaaagacaaccaGGAACTGCGTGACTCCAAAACCTCTGTGAGAAACAAACCAAGTGTGGttggggaggaggaggtcacAGCTGCAAATATTCAGCCTGGGCggagatgtttttcctgtgggTCCAGATAGCATTTTATCAAAGaatgcaaatttaaaaagaagataagAAAACAACCACGACGTGAGAAAGTTACAACAAACCTAACAGAGACTATTTACAACCACCACCACGAAGAAGCTGAATGGGTAGTAGACTCAGGGGCAACAGCTAACATGTGCAGAGATAAGAGACTGATATCCAATTTTAAGGCTGTGTTTGATCAAGTAATGTTGGCTGATGGAGTGAGTGCAAAAATCATGGGCaaaggtaaagtaaaattacCATGTTTAAAGGTGCCAATAGAGGTGTTATACGTGCCaaagttaaaacacaatttattgtCAGTTAGCCAATTAGCAAAAGAGGGGTTCGTTAGCACATTCTATAGAAATAAGTGTGTTATAAATGGTGATAAGAATGAAAAGCTAACATGTTATGTAAAAAACAACTTATATAGGCTAAGTAGTGCTAAGGCAAACAATGTGTATGAGAATGTAAAACCTCATAATGAATGCATACATTTGTGGCATTTGAGGTTGGGACATGCAAACTATAAGGCAGTAAGAAAAACAATTGAGAATGCAAATGGAGTGAATTTAAGGCAATGTGAGAAATACATTAATTGCCAAGCCTGtcaagaagcaaaaaataaatgtgCTCCTGTAAAGAAGCATAGTAACATAGAAGTTGGCAACATTCTAGATTTAGTGTCAATAGATGTAATAGGCCCCAAAAGAGCATCTTTGGGAGGAGCAAAATACATTCTCTcaatccaagaccaaaagtcaaGGTTTGGATTTTGTTATTTAATGAAGGACAAAGGGCAAACATATATAGAATTTAAGAGATGGTTAAAATTTGTGGAGAGAAAAACAGGCAAGAAGGTGAAGCAGATTCAAACTGATAATGGTGCAGAATTCACCAATGCTAAGTTTCAGGGAATATTGAAAAAGCATGGTAAAAGTCACAGGAAATCTGCACCTTACACTCCAACACAGAATGCCTTCATAGAGAGGAGAGGCCAAACACTCCAAAATATGGCAGAGGCTATACTGAGAGGGAGTAAGTTACCAGACCACTACTGTGGTGAAGCAATTCTATGCgcaaacttttatttaaatatactttggCATAGTGGCATTAAAGACATACTTTACACTATCTGGACGGGAAGaaagccaaatttaaaatttttgcaTGTGTTTGGGTCACCTGCATGGGTGCACATACCCAAGGAGACCAGGAGAAAGGGTGAGAGGAAGGCAAAACTAATGTACTTTCTAGGGTACCAGCAGAACAGAAAAGCATTTAGGTTTGCTGTACCCAACACTAATGAAGTTGTAATCAGCAGTAGTGCAACATTTAATGAGCATGCCTACTGGGATAAAGTAAGTTTGCCACCTGAAACAATCATCCATACACATGACATGCATGAGAGTGAAGACAGTGAGGAGGAGAGCTCACACCCAGAACAGGGAATAAAAGGTGAGATTGAACCTGTTGAGCTGCAGACAGATAGTGAAGCCCCATCTACACCTGAGAAAAAGGAAACtcctgaagaagagagagagagctaccgAGGAGGTCTGCAAGGGAACGCAGACAACCTGAGAGGTACAAGCCAGAAACATTTCATTGTGTGAATATGAAAGAGCCTGTGAAATATGAAGACAAATGTAAGTCTGGGCAGGATAAGTGTAACAAAGcattggagaaggagaaaaagtctCTGAAAAGGCTCAAGGTACATGAAAATGCACATAAAAATGTTGGgaataaagtgaaatgaaaagatATGCAATGAAATGTATAAAAGTGAATGTGAAAGTGTGGAAATGTACTGTAACATGCATAATAATgatgaaaaacaatttaaaagtatatgtaaagcatttaacaatttggaggagattgacagggtttggataaacctgaaattgttaaatgcagtttgtaCCAGcagtaagtatttgtaaggacCAGAGCTGGAGAGAAGCTAAGCAGAAAGCATGAACAGCTGAGTAAGAATTTACCAGAACATACCAGGATTGGTATATAACTGGGAGACCTAGAATACAACAGTGTGGGTTGTTGATGGATTGTTGCTGTGTTGTCGTGAAGTGCTGTAGCCGTGGAGCCGTgcctgagagttcagaggaagctgtacctacgtgcttggagagtggaactctggcAGAACGGACTGactatatggtatatgactatttactggactgtgacactgatttaaggctctgtgactgtgaaactgctgtgtatagaacaaggactgaaactgtaaatatctgtaaatattctgcatataaaccaagtatttctgctacaagagTGTTTGCTGACTGTGACTGCACTTCACTGGGAACTCTACcggttatcaccacctgggaaaaatcCTGGTAAAATTCCGCTATCTCTGTCAGTTTTAATAGTTTTTTACTTTGCTATGTCAAGTGTATACCAGCTATGTGAGCAGCTATATTATTCCTGTTTCTTGTGCTATTCAGTCAGATCTTTTAAAAACAGGTCTCTCTGGGCTATATCTATGGCCCACCTCTCCCAACACCTTTGCTTTGTGGGCACTTCCATGTAGAATCTGTTCCATGCAGCAAACTGTTTCGCATGCACCTGCCTGCAATCCATGCTGGACCTTATGGATTTTTCTCTGCCCCTCCACCACTAATTGTATTTCATTAGCTAAGCATCATATTGGTACTTGAAACTGCTTGCAGGAGGGAAAACCTACTGCACAGAAGCACTTTTGACTAGCCTCTATGTAGCAGCCATATTGTGATGAGTGACCTTAGCTCTTTgtccttttaattttcttctatGAAATCTATGCCTTTTAACTTTCCTCTGATGGGAGCATGTGGTTTTAATGTGAATCTGTAATGTTTTTTTCAGTAGCTTTGCATAAACTTTTGCTAGAAAAATGAACataagggggaaaggagaaaatagCAAAGAGGGAACCATTATTGCCAGAAGTATTTGAAATTACGAGAGGGAGAGGTTGTGCCTGAAGCCtgcctccttctttttcttttaaacacacaATGTGTCTTGTTCTTTGATCAGGTCTGTTTAGAACAAACTAATTGGCCATATAATGGGCCCTCAGGTCTTTAAAATCTTTCTTCCCTGTAGTCATTAGTTTaagggcttcccccccacccacttCTTCCTTCACCATAATTTACTTCTCTGCTAATTGTAGAACTAAATACATAAACTTCGTGAAGTATTAGTTAAAGTTGTAACCCAAGTCTCTCCTGTTGAGCAGTAAACAGTACCTGTCTGTGGAAAGGCACTCAGCCTACAGAAGGGAGTTGGAGCAAACCCTTTCACCATGCCTCTTTCAGTAAGGCAGAGCACAGTTACGTAGTATATACATACCCTCAGGCAATCTCTTCTCACAATTGGAGAGTACAGTACATTCTTCTAGTTGGAAATGGCTTAGCTTTTAGTTTAAAGGAACAAAATTCTTCTGGGTGTGAACCATTAATCCCAGTTTAAAAgtactttgatgattcctgctttcccccgccactttcttttcccctccacttccttgcacgtttttgcaaggaaagtgctttcgccctccactttttgtgaagaaagtggagggagaaagcaggaatcaaagggcttggatgattcctgctttccccctccactttcttgcgaggaaagtgctttctccccccaccactttctttgcaaaaagtggaggggaaaagcaggaatcaaagtgctttgatccctcccctctctttacttccatgtataagacgaccctcaatttttaatctaaagatgtttgagaaaagtatcatcttatacatggaaaaatacggtatatgtttaTCATGTTTTTGACAGAAGTAATCCCTCAACtgttgaaatactgtatgtgtttctACTATAGCACATGATTTTCTTTGCCTACCTATGTTGTCATTTCAGTGTCACTGGGAGGTAAAAATGAACTTTACTTGTAAAAAATGCATAATTTGCAAGTCGAAAGCAACACTTCTGAGAAAGTTCCAATGTGGATAGAAAAGCAGGTTTTAGCtagaaatgtacagtattgtCATTACTTAGTTTGCTTTTTGAGTTCTTGAAATAAATTTCAGTAGCATAGTTTACTAAACAGGTAAATATATCTAGGAACCTCCATGCAaaagcaagctgttccactgaCAGAAATCCCAGAAATCTTACTTAAGAATCTTGTatgtgcagtttgtttgtttggcttttatgCCACCCGTCTAGACGAATCTACTCTGTAATTGCTGGCAAGATTTTTTAAAGTGCCTAATATCAGGTTAATCTGTGTtggtgtacatacatacatagccctaatatgccatcatcacatccccTGGCCACATTTCCTTAGGGGTAAACACTGAGCAAGATGTTACAAAAATGCCCTTAGAAACCAACTAATATTGCAATGACTCAGAGTGCAGAGACTTTTATTGAGTAATTAGTCTATTTCATTATGGAACGTTACAGGGGAACAAATttgtctcctttgatttgtaaCAATTCATTGCTTTCTCAGTGCTACTTCTGtattttctctttcatcaaaATGCTGTTCAGGAAGGAAAAGAACTCTTCAATGAGTTTTGACTGGTAGTGGCAGGTACCATCTGTCTCTGGAAGCACCCTCGGTTTAAGCATGACACTGAACATGGAGCCATGCAAGGGAAAAGTTTGCTGCCACTGTTTTTACTCACTCAGTGACAGTTTCAGTCGGGCATCAGAAACAGGAAACAGGGGAGGGCAGGAGAAGTCCATATTATGGGGGTAATGGTTTCAAGTGGGAAGAACTCAGGTAGACGTTGCAGCTTCATATTGTAGAAACCACTCAAAAGAGACGAGGAAATGTGttgccatccagatgttgctggactaaaactcccatttGCCTTAGCCAGTATAGCCAGTGGTAAGGGATGATGGTAATTTTTACACAAAGAGCCTCTTTAAGATCACAAAA
The Pogona vitticeps strain Pit_001003342236 chromosome 1, PviZW2.1, whole genome shotgun sequence genome window above contains:
- the DRD4 gene encoding D(4) dopamine receptor isoform X1; translated protein: MCRDKRLISNFKAVFDQVMLADGVSAKIMGKGKVKLPCLKVPIEVLYVPKLKHNLLSVSQLAKEGFVSTFYRNKCVINGDKNEKLTCYVKNNLYRLSSAKANNVYENVKPHNECIHLWHLRLGHANYKAVRKTIENANGVNLRQCEKYINCQACQEAKNKCAPVKKHSNIEVGNILDLVSIDVIGPKRASLGGAKYILSIQDQKSRFGFCYLMKDKGQTYIEFKRWLKFVERKTGKKVKQIQTDNGAEFTNAKFQGILKKHGKSHRKSAPYTPTQNAFIERRGQTLQNMAEAILRGSKLPDHYCGEAILCANFYLNILWHSGIKDILYTIWTGRKPNLKFLHVFGSPAWVHIPKETRRKGERKAKLMYFLGYQQNRKAFRFAVPNTNEVVISSSATFNEHAYWDKVSLPPETIIHTHDMHESEDSEEESSHPEQGIKGEIEPVELQTDSEAPSTPEKKETPEEERESYRGGLQGNADNLRGAFLFCWTPFFVIHITRALCESCNIPSIVTSVVTWLGYVNSALNPIIYTIFNTEFRNYFRKVLHIFC